Proteins from a genomic interval of Arachis hypogaea cultivar Tifrunner chromosome 10, arahy.Tifrunner.gnm2.J5K5, whole genome shotgun sequence:
- the LOC140175702 gene encoding uncharacterized protein, which produces MAVEELQTFCLIEIEKLLQTNKKLLRDFAGMPLPNIDLVSQFSNSMVLRELEYDISIMLQEHDSNFPKLNEKQKSIYNGTIHCVTNKEHGLFFIYGFGGTEKTFLYRLLSAKLRSQRRIVIKVASSGIASLLLPGGKTTNSMFGTPLELNEDTICRIPKDSPKADLIRRAKLIIWDEVSMTNKLEFETLDRTSRVEIVMASINSSILWKHFEMLMLTKNMRLENATNQSNLEELKRFFDWILQIGEGLDDIINAIYPDIVRNFDDTDFFQDRAILTPTVEIGEVINDHIVQLLPGMEKEYLSADSICGSDAYCDVDIDCINTEFLNQTKCSGLPNHTY; this is translated from the exons ATGGCTGTTGAAGAGTTACAAACATTTTGCCTAATAGAGATAGAGAAATTATTACAgaccaataaaaaattattaagagaTTTTGCTGGTATGCCTCTTCCTAATATTGATTTGGTCTCACAATTTAGTAATTCTATGGTGTTGCGTGAATTAGAATATGACATTTCTATTATGCTTCAAGAACACGATTCAAATTTTCCAAagttgaatgaaaaacagaagtcAATCTATAATGGGACTATACATTGTGTTACTAACAAGGAACAtggtttatttttcatttatgggTTTGGTGGGACtgaaaaaacttttttatatagACTCTTATCTGCCAAACTGCGTTCTCAAAGAAGAATTGTTATTAAAGTTGCTTCAAGTGGAATTGCTTCATTATTGTTACCTGGTGGTAAGACAACTAATTCTATGTTTGGTACCCCACTTGAATTGAATGAAGATACTATTTGTAGAATTCCGAAAGATAGTCCTAAGGCTGATTTAATTCGGCGTGCTAAGCTGATTATTTGGGATGAAGTTTCAATGACAAACAAATTAGAATTTGAAACTTTAGACAGAA CTTCTCGTGTTGAGATTGTTATGGCATCAATCAATTCTTCAATTCTTTGGAAGCACTTTGAAATGTTGATGTTGACAAAAAATATGCGGTTAGAAAATGCTACAAATCAATCAAATCTGGAAGAATTGAAAAGGTTTTTCGATTGGATTCTTCAGATTGGAGAAGGGC TTGATGATATTATAAATGCAATTTATCCTGACATAGTTAGAAACTTTGATGATACTGATTTTTTCCAAGACAGAGCCATATTAACTCCAACAGTAGAGATTGGTGAAGTAATCAACGATCACATTGTTCAGTTGCTACCTGGGATGGAAAAAGAGTATCTAAGTGCTGATTCTATATGTGGTAGTGATGCTTATTGTGACGTTGATATTGACTGTATAAATACTGAGTTTttgaatcaaacaaaatgttCAGGGTTACCGAATCACACTTATTGA